The genomic segment CAGGAGGACTGCCTCATCCTGGCTCAGATGGTCTCTGGTGGAAACTACCAGCAAATAGCGGAGCCGGGGGGGCCGTGCTGTCTCCAGCTGGGCTGCCTGGGGAAGACAGGGAGGGAGAAGCCCAAGCTCACAGTGGCCCAGAAGACCCTGCTTTCCACCCACCCCGTGACCGGACACACACCGGGCAGACGGCAGACCTGCCACTGCTCCCTCCATACACCTCCCCCTCTTCCCAGATACCAGACCACTGGTTACAATCCAGTGGTTCAACTTTTAGATTTCTTGGTCCAACAAAACATTTCAAACGATTTTTCTTAAAGGGGCTGTGTGTGGAAAAAACGGGAGAACAGGCCTGACACAGATTGCCAGTTTTTACTTTCTGGCTAGGAAGGAGGTTTAAATAAACCTTTTCTCTTGCCATTACCAAAATTTGACTCAAGAAGTGCTTCTcagcaaagaattattaaagacacAATCTCACAATGAAGGAAGGTGCTTCCATGGAATAAATTCAGCAGCACGCCCCCTCCCCCCGAGTGCATGTCCATTTGTGGACAATTCACATGGTCAGGAAGGTTTTGGCTGCTTGCGCACAGAAACCCGCCTCTGTATTTCCCAGCTTTGGACCTAATTTGGCCCTACAGGCTCACACGGGGCCAACCTCCCAGTCCTTTCCCAGCCCTTGGGAGGCCTGCAAACATGAGCCTCCCCCTGTTACAACAACCCCCGCCCCCGGCTGAAACAGCAGGACCACCGGGGGTCAGGCAacccctctgctccccagggtGCCATCACACTCACAGGCAGACGCCTGCGCTCCCCTCCCTGCACCCTGGGCCGGTGGCTGGGCCCTCACCAGGCGGATGTCGTCCTGGGGCCTCAGCAGCTCCACCATGAGGCGCAGGTGCTGACTCTGCTCCTGCTTCTGGGGACTCCGGAGCCCGTGCCCCTCATCTGCATGGTCGGCATGGGGCTGCTCGTCACCTGAGGGTTCCTCCGCTGGCTCAGGGCTGGCCTCAGCTGCATCTGCATCATCCCCCCTGTCCTGTAGTCCCAGGACAGCCCCACGGAGCACTGCAAAGCTCTGCCTGTCAGGGTGACAGGGAAGCCACCATGGCCAGCTGCACCCCTTAGGACAGGGGTGCATCAGTCACCTGGGGTCTTGTTAAAACAGGTGTTGGGCCCAAACCTTAGAGagtcagtaggtctggagtggaGGCCTGAAACGGGCATTTCTGACCAGTTCCCAGGTGGTGTGGccaccacactttgagaaccactgccttggGGGCTCCCAAGCCCCCCCCCCACTCTGGTCTGGGGGTAGGGGGGCTGgggtccctccctccccctccctcccctccccatctaCCTAACTCAGGAGATGCTGTTAACTTGGTGAGGCCCAGGAGTCCTCTGGCTGTTATCCCATCCTGTTCTTTCTCTTGTGACCCCTGGCCTGGGCCAGGAGCCAGAAAGTGGGTGATGGGGCCCCAACTGACCAGGAGGAAGGTGAAAGCAAAGGCAGCCAGGCCGGTGCTGCAAGCCGGCCATACCCCCCAGCTGTGGTTACTCAGTGGCCACATCCAGTGGGTGGCTTTGGTCCTGTATGGCAGTGGCCAGGCCTGGCACCTGGATGCAGGCACCAGTGCTGGGGGGAGGTGCTCACCTTCGCTGGAGCCAGCTTCTCCGCTTGGACACCTGGTCCTGCTGGGAAAGCAGCCCCAGGGCAGTGTGAGGTGGGAGGGCTCTCCGCTCCACTCTCTCAGTGCTACTGAAGTAGGGGGGTGGGGATCACCCCCCCAGTGGAGAGTGGAACCAGAAAAGGTGTCAGATCCCATCCCACCCAGCCCATCACCTGGAGGCGCTGGGGGCGCGTGGCAACGCTGGGTAAGGATGGGGGGGGGTGCCTGAGGTATCCTACGGGTTGGCCCCTATCTGAGCCGGGAAGAGCGTAGGGCCTCAGCAGGCTGGGCAGGCGCTCAGGGCTCCGGATCTTGCCTGGCTCCGAGTTCCTGGGAGCCTCAAGTTTACGCCCCACCTTTCCCTACTCCCACCAACCCTCTCCAGTCTGAGATTCGGGTTCCCCTTACGCACATCCCTATGATTGAGGGGAGGTTGCCGTGGGCAGGTCGCGCTCCCCCAGGCCCAGCTGGCGGCCAACTGCGTGGGCAGGACCACGGCAAAGCCACACTCACCGTGGGCCCCACAGGCGTGGAGTGGCCACTGGCCGGGGGCGAGCGGCTTACGGTGACCAGGGCCATGGGGCCAGGCAGGGGGCACCTGAGCCCTCCCACGGCCCCACGGACAGTCCCAGCCCCGCAGGACCAGGAAGGAGAGACCGGAGCCACCAGGGCCTGGCACCTCCTCGGGGGTGGCCCTTAAAGGGCCAGACTCCCGTCCGGCCCGGCCTGCGGAGCCGGCACCCAGCGGCCGCCGCCCCTCCCTTCGCGTCTCCGCGGGTTCGGCCTGCCTCGCCCCCGCCCCACAAATACGTTGGGGGGCGGAGTCTGGGCGGGGCGCAGGTGCGAGGCCAAGACCCAGTGGGAAGTGGCCTGAGGTCCGGCAGCCAGCTGCCTTCGTTCCGGGGTTCGGTCCCACCTCCTAGGAGGCGCTCCCGGCCCCACCCAGGCTGGTCACCTGAGCTGTGCTCTGGGCCTCCACTGTTCCTCAGAAGAGATGGGGCCTAGGAAGGCAGGACTGGGGACACAGGCCTTGGAGAGGATCACATACAGTGGGTCTTAGGTAGAGGAGCACCCCAAACTTATTTTTCCTTGCTGGTTGGCCCTCATGTTTGCACTCTGCACGAATCATGAGACGCAGAACAGGAGAAATGAGGTGGGATTTCAAGCTAACCCAAGAGTCTCACAGGCAATCCTCGAGGCCACCCTGGGGGTGAGCAGGGCAGGTCACAGCTGCACAGAAGCACGTGAGTTGTCCAAAGTCACTCCAGTAGAACATACTGGCGGTCAGGGCAGGAACTCAGGCCTGGGATGCAGGGGGGATCCTCCCAGCTAGCTGTGAGCAGTCTAGAGGCTCAGGCCCTTCCCCCTTCCAACAGGAACATGGGTGGGTCCCAGGAAAGCCTCACTGGGTGGCGGCAGGAACCTGGATCTCCAGGAGGCGGGGCAAGTCAAGGCTCAGGAGAGTTGACATGTATGGAGTAACTACTCTGTTGACATGCGCCAGCTCATTTTACCCACCCAACAGCTCTGCGGGGTGGAAGGTGGTCTCGTTTTACAGCTGTGGgaaggattcaaacccaggtctgaagCCACTGTTCATGGTGTCTCCCCTCAGTGCCCGCCCCCCCCCGTGCATCCCCACATTGAGCAGAGCAAGCCTGCTGCTCAAAgtctctttatttccattttggtcTCCAGTGCAAGCCCACCCCCAGGGCTCCAGGCCCCAAGCTCAGCAGCAGAGAGTTTGTAATAAATAAGTTACAAAACAGGTGGGGGCCCAGACCAGACGGCCCCCTGGGGCCCGGGGCCACTCTCAGTGCTCCGTGAGCGAGAGCCGCAGGACCCTCTGCAAGTCGTCCTCCTCCTGCTGCCCCCGCCGCTCGCGTTCCTCCTGCTCCCGCGAAGACAACTCCAGGGCCAGGCGCAGCTGCTCCTCAAAGCTTGggggggctggggccaggggtgTCCTATGAGGGGATCCCGGGCCCCTGGGCTCCGAGGACGTCCGCAGGCTCTCCTGGAGGGCCCTTCCAGGCAAGGCACGGGAGGCGAGAGCGGATCGGTGAGTGCCAAAGCTCAGGGAAGAGGCCAAGGGGTGGGACACAGCTACGGAAGGCAGGACAGGGTGGCTAGGACGTGGGACCCCAGAAAGAAGAGACAAGGCGGGGCTGCCTCCCCATCCCTCAGGCAGATTCAGGGATGGGCAGTGTTGCTGATAGGAGGGTGGCCCCGAGGAGGGCATGAGGTCCTGGGACCAGCACCTCCCTGCTACCTACCCCCACCAACCAAGGAGCCTCTGACTGTCAGGATCcttgaggcagggcagggccaaGACATGGACCTAGTGGGTCAGAGAGGCCTCACCGCTCCAGCTGAAGCTGCTCCTCATAGGCCGTGgcttggggaggagggtgggtgcCAGGCCGGGTGTTGGTCAGGGCTTCCCAGATGGTCACCTGCAGCAGTCAGGGCCCAGCGCTGTCACCTCTGCTGGTCCCATCCAcacccagggcccagcccctGCCCGCACCCCACCTGCTCCGCCTCTGTGCCAGCCTCAAGCAGGCTCTGTTGGATGGCAAACTGCAGCAGATCGTCGTCTTCATCGCGAAGGGGCTCACTGCGCTCTGTGCCCAGCACACTGTATCCCTCAGGCACCTCAAACACAGTGGGGTCCACCTCGCACGGGAAAGGGCTCCCTGGATGTGGCAGAGGGGCCACGTTCAGCCCAGTGCTCAGAGACCAGCAAGACTGGTGCTCAGAGACCTCCCTCCCGCACTGGTACCTGAGGCTGTGACAGCAGGGCCAGAGCTGGGGGCCGGTACCCACACGGAGCTCAAGGGCTCGTCACAGCCACACAGGTTGCTGAAGGTGATGCGGGCGTTTAGCACGTGGAAAAGAGGGATCTCTGAGGAGACAGCCACGCATGAGCTGCCCTGGCTGGAGGTCCGCCTGTGCCCGGCCCCTGCAGCCCACATCCACCCGACTCCCTTCCActgccccagcccaccctctcACCGATCTTGACTGGGAAGCCAGGCGGGAGGCGTAGGGTAATGAAGTCACGCAGCTTGGCAAAGTGAGCGTTGCTGATGGCCATCAGGTCAATGATGGGTGTCACCTGGTCACCCAGGGAGAGGGGATGCTCCTCACTCAGCCACAGTGTTGCCTTGAACCTGCCCAGCCGGCCACAGGGTGTGGGACAAGGAACCTCTGGTGGCTCCTCTGCTGAGGGCCACCTGCTCTGGACACCTGCCTTTACTCATGCCCTCCACCTGGCCTGGGGACCCTCTTCTCTGTTCAGctgtccctgcctgcctcccaaggAGCTTGTGTCCTTCTGGCCTTCTGGCCCAAGCTGCCTCAGTCCCTGGGTCCAGGCTGGGGCCTATGGTGGTTTCTGCCAGTTCAACTCATCTGGATGCATAGGCCGGGGCAAGGCGACTGGCTTCCATCTGGACCTGTCATGGCACCCTCCTCCTCAGCCCACAGCCAGCCAGAGCCCCACACTTGGCTATACTTTTGGGTCCAGGGCAGCCCAGGGGTCAGGCCTGctggggtttgaatcccagctccacccctGGATGGCTGAGAGTCCGAGTGAGGTCCTAGACGGCGGAAGCATGATAAGCCCAAAGTCATGGCTCACGAGAGCCTCCCGGCCCCCTTGTGACTGCCCTCATTTACAGAGGATGCTCGACCCTCAAGAGGGGACCTCTCCTTGGGCTACAAAGGCAGGAGGTGGTAGAGTTGTGGGCCCTTCCCCTGGCCCCCAGCAAGTGCTTATTAAATTGAATAGAAAACCACACATGGGTGGTGctgcccacccatccatccatccactcatccattcattcccCAACAGAGAGTGACCAGTCCTCTGGACCAATCCCCAAGCTGGGCGCCAAAGGCCATGGATAACACAGACCTGGCTCCTGCCCCCAAGGAGTGGAGTCTGGAAGGAAGTGGCTGGGTGAGTGGGTTCCCACTTGAGGGAGCCCCGTGTGTGACAGGAGTCTGCAAGGGCTCAGGGGGACCAggtagggtccctgtccctgagGGAAGTCCCCAGACCTCACCTCTGTACTTTGCTGGACATTTCAATGGGGCGGCCGATGTTCCTCGACTCCAGGCTGAAGTTGGGGTCGAAGTATTCGCTGGGGGAAATAGCTGTGGGGTTGGTGGAGCTGGCTGCCTGCTGCACGGGAGCCTGGGCGGACCCAGCGCCAGGCTTAGCCTTTGCCTGGCCAGCCCCCCTAGCgggccccagccccgccccccaTCCCCGGCTCACCCCACTGTGGGAGGAGTGCTGCTGTGCCATCCCGAGGAAGGACTGGAACGGAGTCTTCCCCCCTGAGGAGAAGGGGTGGGAGCCCATGAGCAGACTTTGGGCCACTGTCCCAGAATGCCCCCCTCCACTGGGAGTTTTCTGTTGGGAGAGCAGATGGGAATGGGGAGGCCTCCCAGCTTGTCCCAGACCAGGGGGACCCCACCGCATGGCGTGACTGGGCAGCAGGCAGGCGCACCTGGGTTTACCTTTGCTCCTCGACTTGTCCTGATCAGAAAGATGCTCCGTACGTGTGCGTGTCACCAGCTCCACATTGGTGGCACTATACACCTGGGGAGCAGGGGGAACACAGGGAAAGCTGGGGGCTCAGAGCCTGTTCCCCACTATCAGCCTCACCAGCACAGGACCCAAGTCCTCCTGTCCCCACGGACAAGATCTCACTCCCCACAGTGGGAGAAGTCGCAGGGTCTGAACCCTTGGGAGTCACTAAGGAAGGAAGAACGCTCCTTGCTTCGCCTCGGGAACCTGGGCAGGGCCCGTGCTAGCAGGTGATCCCTGGGCGCTCAGCTGGTGCCAGGCGCGCAGGCCCTGCTGAGTGGGCACGGCTCACAGGGCTTCTAGAGCCCATGGGCCGCTCTGTCTCTCCGTCCACATGAAGGGGATGTAGAGAAGGAGCACAGTCCCTGGGCCTCTCATCTCCTACCCCGGCCCCCGCCACTAGCCCCTCCTGCCTTGGCCTCGTAGCCGCTAACGGTTTCCATCTTCTCAGACCGCCAGCCCCAGATACCACATTTGTTCCTGAAACAGACCAAACAGGAGCTCATGAGGACCCACCCCCCCAACCCCGGCCAAATCCTTCCCTTCCAAAGACCCCCTCCAACTAGCCTTCCTCCTGTGAAGCATGCAGGCCTTGAACAGGATGCCTGGATGGCTGAGGACAACGGAACAAGGACTGGGCACTAGAAAGTACCGAGGAATCATCATTGATTTTGTTAGGTGTGCAGGGTGGGTTTTAAAACATCCTAATCTGTTAAGAGTCATGTGCAGACACATTTACTGTTGAAATGGTGTGACATCAGGGATGTGACTTAAAATAGcctagagaaaaaaacaaagaaaaacggtGAGGAAGGATTGATTTAACAAGATTGGCAAAATATTGGTAAGTGTTGAAGTTGGGTAATGAGTGCATTATACTGTTCTCTCTTCTGCCGTGTATgtctgaaattttccataataaaaagttaaaacggTGTTAAGATGACAATATTCTCCAAACTTTTGTTATGTCTGATTCAACAAAAGTAGTTGGAGACATCAGTACCTCACTCCACTCCTGGGAAGAACAAGTAGATACAGGAGCAACAGGGAAGTAGAAGAACTGAACACATCATAAACCAGACTTAACAAACTGCcttagaacactccacccaacaacaaaataaacaaagaggaCACAGGAGGAGCTGGGGGCTCACGGCCTGTTCCCCACACTCAACCTCATCAGCCCAGGACCCAAGTCCTCCTGTCTGTCCCTCGGGACAGAAGAGATCATATCAATATAGTAGAAATAAAAGCCACATGATTGTATCAACACGgttatttgacaaaatccaaaccctttcatgataaaaacactcaacaaactaggaatagaaggcaaatttctcaatctgataaagggtacccacaactaacatcatacttaatggtgaaagaccgAATACTTTTCCCCCAAGGTCAGAAACAGGACAAAGATGTCTACTCTTgtcacttctatttaacattctcctggaggttctagccaaagccatcagccatgaaaaagataaaaggcatacagattggaaaggatgaagtaaaactatcactattaaCAAAAGATGATCTTACATGTGAAAACATCATAAGGAATCTActaaaaatccattaaaatttaaaaatgagtttagCAAGTTTGCAGGACATaagatcaatatacagaaataccatttgacccagtaattccactcctaggaatttacccaaagaaaacaagatccccgatctgaaaagacacatgcactgctgcgtttatcactgcactatttacaatagccaagatatggaagcaacctaagtgtccatcaatagatgaatggataaagaagaggtggtacatatacacaatggaatattattcagccataaaaagaaaagtaatccCCCTGTTGGCAAaaacgtggatggacctagagagcattatgctcagtgaaataagccaggtggagaaagacaaataccaaatgatttcacttatttgtggagtataaaaacaaagtaagacAGAAGGAAccaaagagcagtagactcatagacactgagaagggactagtggttaccaaaggtgaggaacaaggggataaagggacacaataattcacaatcacagtataggttggtcatggggaccatgatacagcacggagaatacagttaattaTTCTgaaacatcttactacgttgaaaGACACTGAccgcactagaaggggtgagggcttgataatatgggtgaatgttgaatcaatgtgttgtgtatttgaaaccactataacattgtatatcaatgatactttgattaaaaaaaaagatcaatatacaaaaatcaattgtatttttatagctttgcagtgaacaatccaaaaatgtaCTTAAGAAAACAATTGCACTCAtaataccatcaaaaagaataaaatactttgaatgaatttatccaaagaagtataaaacttatactctgaaaactacaaaacaccactgaaagaaattaaaggtctaagaaatgggaaaaagtcCCATATTCATGGTAGAAGACTTAACAGTGTTAAGATAACAATATTCTCCAAACTGATGTATAGAGTCAATGCAAACCCTAACAGAATCCCACCTGATTTCTtcatagaaattgacaagctgaatCTGGATTCATAAGAAGttgcaagggacccagaatacccaaaataatcctgagaaagaagaacaaagttggaagactcgcACTTTCCGATTTCAAAACTTACACCAAAGCAACAGGGATTAAGATAGTGTGTTACTGGCACAAAGATAGATATGTCAATcgatggaacagaattgagagcccagaaataaacccacacatctatggTCAACTGATTCCACAAGGGTTCTCTTCAGTGGGAAGAGAACagtgtttttaacaaatggtgccaGAACAAGTGGATAGTCAcctgcaaaagaataaagttggacccCCCTACCTCCcacaatatacaaatattaaccCAAAATGGGTCAAAGGCTAAATGAaatagctaaaattataaaactttcaggagaaaatcttcatggCTTTGGATTTGCAAAGTATTGTTAGATATGACACTAAatgcacaagcaacaaaagaaaaaaatatattaaacttcatgaaaattaaaaacttgtttgcttcaaaagacaccaccaaGCAAAGTGAAAGAACAATCCAGAGTGGAAGGAAATAcatgcaaatcatgtatctgataaagaacttacatctggaatatataaaggacCTTTAcagctcaataataaaaagataacctagtttttttaaatgggcaaaggatcagCATAAACACTTTTCCAGagaggatatacaaatggccaataagcacatgaaaagatgctcaacattattagtcactaaggaaatgcaaatcaaaaccacaatgagataccacttcacaactGCTAAGATGCTTAcaccccaaaaagaaagaaagaagtgaacAGTAAGTGtcggagaggatgtggagaaatgagaatcCTCAGACACTGCTGACAAGAATGGAGAGTGCGGCAGCTGCTTTGgtaaacagtctggcagttcttcaaaCAATTAAATGTCCAGTTACCacctgacccagcaattccactctgagGGATAGGCCCGAGAGAAATGAGAActatgcccacacaaaaacttgtgcactagtgtttatagcagcattattcataatagtcaaaaggtggaaacaatcctGATGTCTGTAATGGgcgaatgaataaacaaaatgtggtctattcaCACAATGGATCTGGCCATCAAAAGGAGTTAAGTAGTTATATACTGTAACCTGGACGAACCTTaaaaatgttatgctaagtgaaagacgccagccacaaaagaccacgtactatgattccatttatgtgaaatgtccagaatagggaaATCTACAGAGAGAGacagtagatcagtggttgcccagggctgggggagggatgaGGGGATGGGAGTTGACTTAGAGGATTTCTTTTTgaagtgatgaaaatgtcctaaaatggacagtggtggtggttgtgtatctgtgaacatactaaaaaacATGGAATGGTACACTTTAAATAGGTGGACTGTATGGTATATGAAATTATTTCTCAATagagctgggtttttttttttaagtgtttctgaAATCTGCTATGGAACTGGGGCATGTGTTGTCAGAGAAATAACACTCTGGCCAAAGGGGGCAGGTTCCTGGGCTACTCATAAAGGACTCTGGCCCAGAAGCAGCGGTACTACTGAGAAGCCAACATGAGTGCAAACAGTTGTCCTGAACCACAGTCTAAATCTTCATTTTTATAggaaaatgtgtgacatcagaaGTCAAGAAACTGGGATACCCTGGCCTAGGCTCCTCCCCAGGAAGACAGCTGCCAGGACAGATAGGTATGTGGGGACTCGGAGGTGGCTTGGGTGAGACACAGGTCTGCAGGGACCCCCTCCCAGATCTGAGCAGCCTCTGAGCAGCTTGGCCTCAGAGGCCTGAACCAGCAGCCTCAAGGGCACACACACCATGGTGAGACCAGGCTCCAACTAACCTCTCAAAAGCCACATTACGAGTGTCCAGGTGGGTGGAGACAATAGGAGAGGTGAGGCGACTGGCCACATGCTCCTCACTGGGCCGCATGGCAGCAAGCAGTGCTGCTGGTTCCTGCAGGGTGAGCCCCAGTGTCTCTGTGTGCACCACCTGCCGGTCGTGGTCCACTTCCATCACCAAGGCTCCTGCCTCTGCCAGCCAGCAGCAGTGTATGACGGGGGCAAATTAGTGCTAGGCCCCAAACAGCAGGAAGGGGCCCACCACAGTGCCCTTGGCCACCTGCTGCTAAGTAGGGgtcccctccatccccaccctgtTTCCACATCTGGAGAGTGGAGACAAAGGACAGCATCTCCCTTATAAGCCACAGGGGAATCCAGGGGCCCTGGCCTGCTGCATGCCCACAGTGAGTCCCCCAGAGCTCACCCTGGCCCCTGAAGATGAAGCTTCTCCGGCCACGCTGCCAGGTCATATGCTCAAAGCCCAGGAGACTGGTGTCCACCCGGAGGCTCTCACCCCGCTTCCATACCCGATACACGTCACTCGGACACATCTTGGACACAAGGGGCACTGCAGGGGGCACGGAGGTCACCAGGTCTTCCCAAtgaccccaccccagctccctggaagCCAAGAGGTCCCCACTCACCCCAGCTGGTGAACTCCCACTTCATCTCCACGTAGAAATCAGGGGCCTGAGATGGACCAGAGCACCTGTCAGAGCCCTGCATGGTGCTGGAGGCTAGCAGGCCTGGGGAGCTCCTTGCCTAGAGTCTACAGCACCCCTTCTGGGAGCCCAGCCCTTCAGCAAGTCCTGATGTGCTGTAAGGACCAGCTATACCCCACTCCAACCAAATCCCACCCAAAGGGGTGGGCCAAGTGGGGCCCTAAAAAGGTCTTCCAATGATAAGGCTGTAACATCTGGAGGCCTGGGGGCTAAGGGATTCCGGAGGCACTTCTACCCGCTCTGGTTCCCGGGGTCCTCATCCGTACAGGAAGCCCAAAGACCCCCGTGGGCCGGCCCGTGGAGTGGGGAGGCATGAGGTAGTGTGCTCGCCCAGCCAGGTACTCCCACCGTGTGCTTTGAGAAGGGGAGATAGGTATTCCAGAGGCCTGGGCCATATCCACTGAGCTGGACAAAATCCTCCTGCCGGGAAATCCGCATTCACCAGGAGGTCCATGTCTAAAGCTCTGCTGAGATTTCTGGCACTAGGGAACCCTCAATGCTGGCAAAGGCTTTCCTCCACCCATGTGGACCCGAACTCCTCTCTTTCCTATGTGATCGTGTGCTGGGGTCAAGAGAGAGGGACCTCGCTGACAGTGCCCAGAAGGCCTGAGGCACAGGCTGGTGCCTTCCCAGGTCTGCTGTGGGCGACCAGAGTGACCCCCACATAGCCTGTCATGTCCCCTGCCATGCACCCCACCCCCTCACTGGCTCTACCTCCCTGCCCTGCTGTACCTGGCGGAGCTTGTTGAGCAGTTCCGGAATTCCAGCCAGCCTCTGTGTGGCCCTCTGGTAGTCCCGATACTGGAGCACCAGCTGCACCATCTCAGGGTCCCCAGTGCTGACAGCCTCCTGCAGGACTGGGGGCACCGGGCTGCCTGAGGCAAGTTCTCTCCATGGCCCCCAGTCTGGCTGCTCACTTCCATGCAccaaccccacccaccccaccaccagcCTCAGGGGAGCCCCCTTGCCTCTGCAGTACCTGCCCAGCCCTGGCAGCTCTCTTTGCCCACATTGGCATTGTGTCGAAGCAGGACTCTAACGGACTCCAGGTTCCCCAGGGACACGGCCAGTTCCAGGGGGGTGCGCCCCCGTGGATCCTCCTGTTCAATGTCGTGCTGGGGGAGACGGGACACTCAGCACAGAGCAAGTAAGGACAGACTGAGGCAAGAAGGCCACTGCGCTGAACAGGGTTGGGAGTCACTGTGAGAAATAAAGACGGGAGACAGGCCACGGAAATGGCAGAGGATGGCCTGTGAGGCCTggtaggggaagggagggggcgtGTGGGAAGGGCCTGCCCACTTCTCCAGCCCTCTCCCAGGGGCAGAGGCTGGCTGCTGCTGGGGCCTGGTTAGGCAGAGGTGCAGTTGCAGGATGTCAAGAGTTTGGACCGGCCTGGGGACCAGGACCTGGCTGCCTGTTCTCAGTCTGGCTCAGGGGTGGATGCACTGTGAAGTGGAGAGACCCGCAGGGCAAGGCCCAGCGCTACGAGCCGAGGCCAGAGGATCCTGAGCGAGAAACAAGCAACCTGGGCTTCTGATCGGGACGGGGAGGGGTAGCCCACAGCTTTGAGTAGGAGGCACGAAGGGCAGCCCAGGTGCTCGGCAGGCCTCACCTGGCGGCTGTGCAGTGCGGCCTCCAGTTCGCGGTGCCGGTTCGCCCAGACCAGCCGGTGCAGCGGGAAGGTGGGGCCCGGGCCGGCCATGCTGGGCCTCAGCGCCGCATCCCGGGAGGGAGGGGGGGCGCGA from the Manis javanica isolate MJ-LG chromosome 11, MJ_LKY, whole genome shotgun sequence genome contains:
- the ANKRD13D gene encoding ankyrin repeat domain-containing protein 13D isoform X3; the encoded protein is MAGPGPTFPLHRLVWANRHRELEAALHSRQHDIEQEDPRGRTPLELAVSLGNLESVRVLLRHNANVGKESCQGWAVLQEAVSTGDPEMVQLVLQYRDYQRATQRLAGIPELLNKLRQEDFVQLSGYGPGLWNTYLPFSKHTAPDFYVEMKWEFTSWVPLVSKMCPSDVYRVWKRGESLRVDTSLLGFEHMTWQRGRRSFIFRGQEAGALVMEVDHDRQVVHTETLGLTLQEPAALLAAMRPSEEHVASRLTSPIVSTHLDTRNVAFERNKCGIWGWRSEKMETVSGYEAKVYSATNVELVTRTRTEHLSDQDKSRSKGKPRGEDSVPVLPRDGTAALLPQWAISPSEYFDPNFSLESRNIGRPIEMSSKVQRFKATLWLSEEHPLSLGDQVTPIIDLMAISNAHFAKLRDFITLRLPPGFPVKIEIPLFHVLNARITFSNLCGCDEPLSSVWVPAPSSGPAVTASGSPFPCEVDPTVFEVPEGYSVLGTERSEPLRDEDDDLLQFAIQQSLLEAGTEAEQVTIWEALTNTRPGTHPPPQATAYEEQLQLERALQESLRTSSEPRGPGSPHRTPLAPAPPSFEEQLRLALELSSREQEERERRGQQEEDDLQRVLRLSLTEH
- the ANKRD13D gene encoding ankyrin repeat domain-containing protein 13D isoform X7, producing the protein MVQLVLQYRDYQRATQRLAGIPELLNKLRQEDFVQLSGYGPGLWNTYLPFSKHTAPDFYVEMKWEFTSWVPLVSKMCPSDVYRVWKRGESLRVDTSLLGFEHMTWQRGRRSFIFRGQEAGALVMEVDHDRQVVHTETLGLTLQEPAALLAAMRPSEEHVASRLTSPIVSTHLDTRNVAFERNKCGIWGWRSEKMETVSGYEAKVYSATNVELVTRTRTEHLSDQDKSRSKENSQWRGAFWDSGPKSAHGLPPLLLRGEDSVPVLPRDGTAALLPQWAISPSEYFDPNFSLESRNIGRPIEMSSKVQRFKATLWLSEEHPLSLGDQVTPIIDLMAISNAHFAKLRDFITLRLPPGFPVKIEIPLFHVLNARITFSNLCGCDEPLSSVWVPAPSSGPAVTASGSPFPCEVDPTVFEVPEGYSVLGTERSEPLRDEDDDLLQFAIQQSLLEAGTEAEQVTIWEALTNTRPGTHPPPQATAYEEQLQLERALQESLRTSSEPRGPGSPHRTPLAPAPPSFEEQLRLALELSSREQEERERRGQQEEDDLQRVLRLSLTEH
- the ANKRD13D gene encoding ankyrin repeat domain-containing protein 13D isoform X1, whose translation is MAGPGPTFPLHRLVWANRHRELEAALHSRQHDIEQEDPRGRTPLELAVSLGNLESVRVLLRHNANVGKESCQGWAVLQEAVSTGDPEMVQLVLQYRDYQRATQRLAGIPELLNKLRQEDFVQLSGYGPGLWNTYLPFSKHTAPDFYVEMKWEFTSWVPLVSKMCPSDVYRVWKRGESLRVDTSLLGFEHMTWQRGRRSFIFRGQEAGALVMEVDHDRQVVHTETLGLTLQEPAALLAAMRPSEEHVASRLTSPIVSTHLDTRNVAFERNKCGIWGWRSEKMETVSGYEAKVYSATNVELVTRTRTEHLSDQDKSRSKENSQWRGAFWDSGPKSAHGLPPLLLRGEDSVPVLPRDGTAALLPQWAISPSEYFDPNFSLESRNIGRPIEMSSKVQRFKATLWLSEEHPLSLGDQVTPIIDLMAISNAHFAKLRDFITLRLPPGFPVKIEIPLFHVLNARITFSNLCGCDEPLSSVWVPAPSSGPAVTASGSPFPCEVDPTVFEVPEGYSVLGTERSEPLRDEDDDLLQFAIQQSLLEAGTEAEQVTIWEALTNTRPGTHPPPQATAYEEQLQLERALQESLRTSSEPRGPGSPHRTPLAPAPPSFEEQLRLALELSSREQEERERRGQQEEDDLQRVLRLSLTEH